Proteins co-encoded in one Prunus persica cultivar Lovell chromosome G6, Prunus_persica_NCBIv2, whole genome shotgun sequence genomic window:
- the LOC18774565 gene encoding heme-binding protein 2 yields the protein MTKRPRLSMALLAMVVLPNFLCVCNAIESPQYSVVHSESDFEIRLYRETSWMSAPVKDISFEKATRNGFHRLFQYIQGANLNFSRIAMTAPVLTSIVPGAGPLHSSAYFVRFYLPTKFQTTPPTPLPELSLEPYTWEGHYVAVRKFSGFARDTNIVQEAEKLATSLSRSPWANSTSEESSYAYSIAQYSSPFRIIGRVNEVWVDVNPSGLGGYKYSEIATS from the exons ATGACGAAGAGGCCAAGGTTGTCAATGGCACTGCTAGCAATGGTGGTTCTGCCAAATTTTCTATGTGTATGCAACGCGATTGAGTCACCACAGTACTCGGTGGTTCACTCAGAATCAGACTTTGAGATCAGACTTTACAGAGAGACCTCATGGATGTCTGCTCCTGTTAAAGATATCTCCTTTGAGAAGGCCACCAGAAATGGCTTCCACAG GCTGTTCCAGTACATCCAAGGTGccaatttgaatttctctcGAATTGCAATGACAGCTCCCGTGTTGACAAGCATAGTCCCAGGAGCTGGCCCTCTTCACTCATCGGCCTATTTTGTTAGATTCTACTTGCCTACAAAGTTCCAAACTACTCCACCCACACCTCTCCCTGAACTCAGCTTGGAACCCTATACCTGGGAAGGTCATTACGTTGCCGTCAGGAAGTTCTCTGGATTTGCAAGAGATACTAACATAGTGCAAGAGGCAGAGAAGCTTGCCACCAGCTTGAGCAGGTCTCCATGGGCAAATTCTACATCAGAAGAAAGCAGCTATGCTTATTCAATCGCACAGTACAGCTCCCCATTCCGGATTATTGGGCGTGTGAATGAGGTTTGGGTGGATGTCAATCCATCTGGTTTAGGTGGCTATAAATACAGTGAAATAGCTACGTCCTGA